A single Cryptomeria japonica unplaced genomic scaffold, Sugi_1.0 HiC_scaffold_241, whole genome shotgun sequence DNA region contains:
- the LOC131053883 gene encoding berberine bridge enzyme-like D-1, with product MAFWSYMRTFGLFLLLWLVNLGGRGAVVAYSSQNATALAFTSCLSGNGIENVTFKSSSSSSNYYTLLEFSLQNLRYAEESVPKPYALIVPESRDQLHKSVQCSIQHGWQIVMRSGGHSYEGLSSTSQAPNFVIIDVMKLERVEVDMKSKTAWVESGATLGQLYSAIANKTSLYGFPAGVCPTVGVGGTLSGGGLGLLARKYGVSADHVIDALLVDANGKLVDRKGMGEDVFWALRGGGGGSWGVVVAWQIRLVKVPPVITVFNVNRTGNDNVTELVERWQSVEPFAPEDLYIRVFVFGGSPVSLTFNGMYLGPLPQLLKLVNEIFPEMGLVAADCNETDWIGSVISTAVANGYSADLLNRYLATKRYFKNKSDYVKSAISSSGLQGAWKIMEEKPDSQMILAPFGGVMNRIPSTRIPFPHRAGYLYEIQYVLNWEDASEDAESVAWMRKLYEYMTHYVSKSPRGAYVNYIDLDLGHASANGTSTVQQAKSWGEKYFGVNFFRLVHVKTKFDPNKIFKNAQSIPPLSQS from the coding sequence ATGGCTTTCTGGAGTTATATGAGAACGTTTGGTTTGTTTCTATTGTTGTGGCTTGTAAATTTGGGAGGCCGAGGTGCGGTTGTGGCATACTCGTCACAAAATGCAACTGCACTAGCGTTCACCTCATGTTTGAGTGGAAACGGTATCGAAAACGTGACGTTCAAAAGCTCTTCTTCATCAAGCAACTATTACACGCTCCTCGAATTCTCTCTGCAGAATCTGCGCTATGCGGAAGAAAGCGTGCCAAAGCCATACGCTTTGATTGTTCCGGAGAGCAGAGACCAACTGCACAAGTCAGTGCAGTGCTCCATACAACACGGCTGGCAGATCGTGATGCGCAGTGGAGGGCACAGCTATGAGGGTCTCTCCTCTACTTCTCAGGCTCCCAATTTCGTCATCATCGATGTCATGAAATTGGAAAGAGTTGAGGTGGATATGAAATCCAAGACGGCTTGGGTGGAGTCCGGTGCAACTTTAGGCCAGCTCTACTCCGCCATTGCAAACAAGACTTCGCTCTACGGTTTCCCTGCGGGAGTCTGCCCGACAGTAGGCGTGGGCGGGACTTTGAGTGGAGGTGGGCTTGGGTTACTCGCAAGGAAATATGGCGTCTCGGCAGACCACGTTATAGATGCCCTGCTTGTGGACGCCAATGGCAAATTGGTGGACAGAAAGGGGATGGGAGAAGATGTGTTCTGGGCTCTCCGAGGCGGCGGTGGAGGGAGCTGGGGCGTGGTTGTGGCGTGGCAGATAAGGCTTGTCAAAGTGCCTCCCGTAATCACTGTGTTTAATGTCAACAGGACGGGAAATGATAACGTGACAGAGCTTGTAGAACGATGGCAATCTGTTGAACCGTTTGCCCCCGAGGATCTCTATATCCGTGTCTTTGTGTTCGGAGGCAGTCCTGTTAGCCTTACCTTCAATGGAATGTATTTGGGTCCTCTACCTCAACTCCTCAAACTTGTGAATGAGATTTTTCCTGAGATGGGTCTGGTCGCCGCCGATTGTAACGAGACAGACTGGATCGGCTCGGTCATCTCGACTGCTGTGGCCAACGGATATTCTGCCGACCTCCTCAACAGATATCTTGCCACCAAAAGGTACTTCAAGAATAAGTCCGATTATGTGAAGAGCGCTATCTCTTCATCAGGCCTACAGGGAGCATGGAAGATTATGGAAGAGAAGCCCGACAGCCAAATGATATTGGCTCCCTTTGGAGGCGTAATGAATAGGATACCATCCACTCGGATTCCCTTCCCCCATCGAGCAGGCTATTTATACGAAATTCAGTATGTACTCAACTGGGAAGACGCTTCCGAAGATGCAGAGTCTGTGGCTTGGATGCGAAAGTTGTACGAATACATGACTCATTATGTTTCAAAATCTCCCAGAGGTGCTTACGTCAACTACATAGACCTTGACTTGGGCCATGCATCTGCTAATGGAACCTCCACCGTACAACAAGCAAAGTCGTGGGGCGAAAAGTATTTTGGTGTGAATTTCTTCAGGCTGGTGCATGTGAAGACTAAATTCGATCCCAACAAGATTTTCAAGAATGCTCAGAGCATTCCCCCGCTCAGTCAGAGTTGA